Proteins encoded by one window of Anaerolineales bacterium:
- a CDS encoding trypsin-like peptidase domain-containing protein has translation MDGFEIGRALNESLAAISGAARRSLVQISSGQGMRQGAGAGMIWHKDGVIVTNAHVVGRGNVQVTLPDGETVSARLIAADPERDLAALHIDAHDLATARAATAPALPGQWVTAVGHPWGVLGASTSGIVIGTGREFPDMMPMAKDWVIASLRMRPGHSGGALVDAEGHVVGINTMITGPTIGLAIPVSAVQTFLDQVIGGIALPPHTEADGDLNVDEQFLDIL, from the coding sequence ATGGATGGTTTTGAGATTGGGCGGGCGCTCAACGAGAGCCTCGCCGCCATTTCGGGAGCAGCCCGCCGCAGCTTGGTGCAGATCAGCAGCGGGCAGGGAATGCGTCAGGGGGCGGGGGCGGGGATGATCTGGCACAAAGATGGGGTGATCGTCACCAATGCCCACGTCGTTGGGCGCGGGAATGTGCAAGTGACCCTTCCCGATGGGGAAACCGTCAGCGCTCGGCTGATCGCCGCTGACCCAGAGCGCGATCTTGCCGCCTTGCACATTGATGCCCACGATCTGGCGACAGCCCGTGCCGCCACCGCGCCTGCCCTGCCCGGACAATGGGTGACGGCAGTGGGACACCCCTGGGGGGTGTTGGGCGCGTCTACCAGCGGGATTGTGATCGGCACGGGGCGCGAATTCCCCGACATGATGCCGATGGCGAAGGATTGGGTGATCGCCAGTTTGCGGATGCGCCCGGGTCATTCGGGCGGGGCGCTTGTCGATGCCGAAGGGCATGTCGTGGGGATCAATACCATGATCACCGGACCGACCATCGGCTTGGCAATTCCGGTCAGCGCTGTGCAGACCTTCCTTGATCAGGTGATTGGCGGGATCGCCCTGCCACCCCACACTGAGGCGGATGGTGATCTGAACGTAGACGAGCAATTTTTGGACATTCTCTAA
- a CDS encoding trypsin-like peptidase domain-containing protein yields the protein MSDMVKSLSDALAASVATTGQSILRMETRRRMPATGVAYRADGVIVTSNHVVDRDDNLRVGLPNGDTVEAKLIGRDPSTDLALLKVEGVTLTPPAWADVKDIKVGHLVLALGRPGREVTATLGVVSAFESAEKMRIGAQLDYYLQTDVTMYPGFSGGALLSASGHVYGINTSALMDGVSLTITTATIVRVAEHLLKHGKMSRGFLGVGTQPVKLPALVAEALKQETGLMVMTVESDSPAEKGGLFLGDTLVSLEGKALHTPETLRGMLSSEMVGRAITLRVLRGGQLQDVSVTIGERK from the coding sequence ATGTCTGATATGGTGAAATCACTCTCTGATGCCCTCGCCGCCAGCGTTGCCACCACCGGGCAAAGCATCCTTCGTATGGAAACCCGCCGCCGGATGCCTGCTACGGGCGTCGCCTACCGCGCCGATGGCGTGATCGTGACCTCTAACCACGTCGTAGACCGCGACGATAACCTTCGTGTTGGCTTGCCCAATGGCGATACCGTTGAAGCGAAGCTCATCGGGCGTGACCCCTCTACTGACCTCGCCCTGCTGAAAGTGGAGGGCGTGACGCTCACCCCACCGGCATGGGCAGATGTCAAGGACATTAAAGTAGGACACCTCGTCCTTGCCCTCGGACGCCCCGGACGGGAAGTAACGGCAACACTGGGCGTCGTCAGCGCCTTTGAATCCGCAGAGAAGATGCGCATCGGGGCGCAGTTGGATTACTACCTGCAAACGGATGTGACCATGTATCCGGGCTTTTCCGGCGGGGCGCTGCTCAGCGCCAGCGGACATGTCTACGGGATCAACACCTCCGCCCTTATGGATGGCGTGAGTCTGACGATCACGACGGCGACCATCGTCCGCGTTGCCGAACACCTTCTAAAGCACGGCAAGATGAGTCGCGGCTTCCTCGGTGTGGGGACACAACCCGTCAAGCTCCCCGCGCTGGTGGCAGAGGCGCTCAAGCAAGAGACGGGCTTGATGGTGATGACCGTCGAGAGCGACAGTCCCGCTGAAAAGGGCGGCTTGTTCCTCGGTGATACGCTCGTCTCGCTGGAAGGAAAGGCGCTCCACACCCCGGAAACGCTGCGGGGGATGCTCAGCAGCGAGATGGTCGGGCGGGCAATAACGCTCCGCGTCTTGCGCGGTGGGCAGCTTCAGGATGTCAGTGTGACGATTGGAGAGCGCAAATAA
- a CDS encoding FHA domain-containing protein, with translation MPEGLAKISWDDPQTQEKREFVLVEGATASIGRAPENDISIPERHVSRQHAVVAFRDGVFTITDLGSANGTFVNDQRLSAPFPLAHGDQIRLYVPQMSFSAIVTEEEQEFARKTGTIIVPAIGTGRPKLIATNGPHEGSEFTLAEDIITIGRSTVDAAWDISLSDRAVSRPHCRLTKKGEMWVLMDLGSANGTVLNGNTVGAQPIPLKDGDVVKVGESTLMFRLAK, from the coding sequence ATGCCTGAAGGTCTCGCTAAAATTTCATGGGACGACCCGCAGACCCAAGAGAAGCGTGAATTCGTCCTCGTTGAGGGCGCCACCGCCAGCATCGGACGCGCCCCAGAAAATGACATCAGTATTCCCGAACGGCATGTCAGCCGCCAACACGCTGTTGTCGCCTTTCGGGATGGCGTGTTCACCATCACCGATTTAGGCAGCGCCAACGGGACATTTGTCAACGACCAACGCCTTAGTGCGCCATTCCCCCTTGCGCATGGCGACCAAATTCGGCTCTACGTCCCCCAAATGTCATTTAGCGCGATTGTCACTGAGGAGGAGCAAGAATTCGCCCGCAAGACGGGGACGATCATTGTTCCGGCTATCGGCACAGGGCGACCCAAACTGATCGCCACGAATGGTCCCCACGAAGGCTCAGAGTTCACGCTTGCCGAAGACATTATCACCATTGGGCGCTCAACAGTGGACGCAGCATGGGATATTTCGCTCTCAGACCGTGCCGTGAGCCGCCCGCACTGCCGCCTGACGAAAAAAGGGGAGATGTGGGTTCTGATGGATTTGGGAAGCGCCAACGGGACGGTGCTGAACGGGAATACTGTTGGGGCGCAGCCCATCCCCCTGAAGGATGGCGATGTGGTGAAGGTGGGGGAATCGACATTGATGTTCCGCTTGGCAAAATAA
- the aspS gene encoding aspartate--tRNA(Asn) ligase yields the protein MTLERTYTAEIGQHVGETVRIVGWLHRLRALGGVNFVIIRDRTGVAQAVASAEALTPLDGLHVETILAVTGRVVENAQAPGGYELFDPVLEVITPVREAAPFALYKDRVRASLPVFLDHAVFGHRALERRAVVRLLAGVMRGFRETLQGKGFTEIQTPKLVASATESGANVFPVEYFGRTAYLAQSPQFYKQIMVGVFERVYEVGPVFRAEPHATSRHLNEYVSLDVEFGFIRDHFDVMAMLAETVRGILIYLQTHCAAELSLLEVDMPMLPENVPHIYFPDAQQMLHDQFGVKDALGEPDLAPEHERILGKWAKETYGSDFLFVTGYPMVKRPFYTHPNPADPRYSNSFDLLFRGVELVTGGQRLHKHEDYLEAAGRFKYALDAFQHYFEAFKFGMPPHGGFAIGSERFVTQLLGLENVRSAVLFPRDINRLTP from the coding sequence ATGACGTTGGAACGAACCTATACAGCGGAAATTGGGCAGCACGTTGGGGAAACCGTGCGCATCGTCGGCTGGCTGCACCGGCTGCGGGCGTTGGGTGGCGTCAATTTCGTGATCATCCGAGACCGGACGGGCGTTGCCCAAGCCGTCGCCTCGGCAGAGGCGCTCACTCCCTTAGATGGTCTTCATGTGGAGACGATCCTTGCTGTGACGGGACGTGTGGTAGAGAATGCGCAAGCGCCGGGCGGCTATGAACTCTTTGATCCCGTCTTAGAGGTGATCACTCCGGTGCGGGAGGCTGCCCCCTTTGCCTTGTACAAAGATCGTGTCCGGGCATCGCTACCTGTTTTCCTTGATCATGCTGTGTTTGGACACCGGGCATTGGAGCGGCGGGCGGTGGTACGCCTGCTTGCGGGTGTTATGCGCGGGTTCCGCGAGACTCTGCAAGGGAAAGGCTTTACGGAGATTCAAACCCCGAAACTCGTTGCCTCGGCAACAGAGAGCGGGGCAAACGTGTTTCCGGTGGAGTATTTCGGACGGACGGCATACCTTGCCCAAAGCCCGCAGTTCTATAAGCAAATTATGGTCGGTGTTTTTGAGCGCGTTTATGAGGTTGGACCGGTGTTCCGCGCCGAACCGCACGCCACCAGCCGCCACCTGAACGAGTATGTCAGCCTCGATGTGGAGTTCGGATTCATCCGCGATCATTTTGATGTGATGGCAATGCTTGCTGAAACAGTGCGGGGGATTCTGATCTACCTCCAAACCCATTGCGCGGCGGAACTCTCCCTCCTTGAGGTGGACATGCCAATGCTGCCTGAAAACGTCCCGCATATTTACTTTCCCGACGCACAGCAGATGCTTCATGATCAATTTGGGGTGAAAGATGCCCTCGGTGAGCCTGACCTTGCTCCCGAACATGAGCGCATCTTAGGCAAATGGGCAAAGGAAACCTATGGCAGCGATTTTCTTTTCGTCACCGGTTACCCGATGGTGAAACGCCCTTTCTATACACACCCCAACCCCGCCGATCCGCGTTACTCAAACAGCTTTGACCTCCTTTTTCGAGGGGTGGAACTGGTCACGGGTGGGCAGCGCCTCCATAAGCATGAGGATTATCTTGAGGCGGCGGGGCGCTTCAAATATGCGCTGGACGCTTTTCAGCATTACTTTGAGGCGTTCAAATTTGGAATGCCCCCACATGGCGGCTTTGCCATTGGCTCAGAGCGCTTTGTAACACAGCTTTTGGGCTTGGAAAATGTCCGCAGCGCGGTGCTGTTCCCGCGTGACATTAACCGCCTAACGCCGTAA
- a CDS encoding phosphotransferase, which yields MSDSRLRQIQALQFTDKPAAEALLLAFVRETFPDLMAFHVELRPLAVSLNSFNGFLTLSDGRRLFFKSHVEPGSVVSEYYNSDLLAEAGYPILKPIRASTDYGRQVLIYDVIESPSVFDVARALERGERDDLHALAAAQHAADDTLLQIYLNTLQWQVDSDAANAPIHQLFHHRLAGSRYQEFYAGKPFTLPNGETLLWEDILERRWVINGTAFERTLGEALGDARRLLTPAKHGWSVVGHGDAHNGNVFFTAEGLLYFDPAFGGRHSPLLDLAKPLFHNTAATWMYHPAEVGAALTITLHDDGQTLTIEHDYRPSLIRGMFKQSKIERVYLPLVDHLTQIDKTPRAYYDDLLSAALLCCPLLTMNLADRAKFSPEVALLGLSYVVQVGMRAE from the coding sequence ATGTCCGATTCGCGCCTTCGCCAGATACAAGCGCTCCAATTCACCGATAAACCCGCTGCCGAGGCGCTTCTGCTCGCCTTTGTGCGGGAGACCTTTCCCGATCTCATGGCGTTTCACGTGGAGCTACGCCCGCTTGCCGTCTCGCTGAATTCCTTCAATGGCTTTCTGACGCTCAGCGATGGGCGGCGGCTGTTCTTCAAATCCCATGTGGAGCCAGGGAGCGTCGTCAGCGAATATTACAACAGCGATCTGCTTGCCGAGGCGGGTTATCCCATCCTCAAACCGATCCGTGCCTCCACCGACTATGGACGGCAAGTTCTGATCTACGACGTGATCGAGTCGCCCTCTGTCTTTGATGTAGCACGTGCTTTGGAGCGCGGTGAGCGGGACGATCTGCACGCCCTTGCCGCCGCGCAGCACGCCGCCGATGATACCCTTCTTCAGATTTACCTGAACACGCTCCAATGGCAGGTTGATAGCGACGCGGCAAACGCGCCCATTCATCAGTTGTTCCATCACCGCCTTGCCGGAAGCCGTTATCAGGAATTTTACGCGGGGAAACCCTTCACCCTTCCCAACGGGGAAACCCTTCTATGGGAGGACATTCTAGAGCGGCGGTGGGTGATCAACGGGACGGCATTTGAGAGGACACTTGGCGAGGCGCTGGGCGACGCCCGACGCCTGCTAACTCCCGCCAAGCATGGCTGGTCGGTGGTGGGACATGGCGATGCCCACAATGGAAATGTGTTTTTCACCGCTGAGGGGCTGCTCTACTTCGATCCAGCCTTTGGCGGACGCCATTCGCCCCTGTTGGATTTAGCAAAGCCGCTTTTTCACAACACGGCGGCAACCTGGATGTACCATCCGGCAGAGGTGGGGGCAGCCCTCACGATAACCCTCCACGACGATGGGCAGACGCTCACCATCGAACATGACTACCGCCCCTCGTTGATTCGGGGGATGTTCAAGCAAAGCAAGATCGAGCGAGTCTACCTCCCGCTGGTTGACCATCTCACCCAGATTGACAAGACGCCCCGCGCCTACTATGACGACCTGCTGAGCGCCGCTCTGCTGTGCTGCCCTTTGCTGACGATGAACTTGGCTGATCGGGCTAAATTTTCGCCAGAGGTGGCGTTGTTGGGGTTGAGTTATGTTGTCCAAGTGGGCATGAGAGCGGAATGA
- a CDS encoding alpha/beta fold hydrolase has translation MPTLAHNGGEIYYEVAGEGSPLVLIHAGVADQTMWDYQWTAFTARHRTIRYDTRGWGKTTSTDVTFSNRDDLRALLDHLGVAKAAVMGVSRGGQIATDFTLEFPERVSALIPVAAGLGGFEAPVTPAEEALFAAAEAAGERKAWDELTDLEVQIWVQGPYRRPNEVDSAVLDHARRMIRGSYALHESETLTPITLTPPAVGRLAEIACPTLVIWGDKDVSEVAANCEALVAGIAGARKVILPNAAHLPNMEYPEKFAEMVLSFLGSI, from the coding sequence ATGCCTACCTTAGCACACAATGGCGGAGAGATTTATTATGAGGTTGCCGGTGAAGGGTCGCCGCTTGTTCTCATTCATGCTGGCGTTGCCGATCAGACGATGTGGGATTACCAGTGGACAGCGTTCACAGCGCGTCACAGAACGATTCGCTATGACACACGGGGATGGGGAAAAACGACCAGCACGGATGTTACCTTCTCCAATCGGGATGATTTGCGGGCGCTGCTCGATCATCTAGGGGTAGCGAAGGCAGCCGTGATGGGCGTCTCTCGTGGGGGGCAAATTGCCACCGATTTCACCCTTGAATTCCCCGAACGGGTTTCAGCGCTCATCCCTGTGGCGGCAGGTTTAGGCGGATTTGAAGCCCCCGTAACGCCTGCCGAAGAAGCTCTTTTTGCCGCCGCTGAAGCTGCTGGAGAAAGAAAGGCATGGGACGAACTGACCGATCTGGAAGTCCAAATTTGGGTGCAAGGACCTTACCGCCGCCCAAATGAGGTCGATTCGGCTGTATTAGACCATGCCCGACGGATGATTCGAGGGAGTTACGCCCTTCACGAGAGTGAGACGCTCACGCCAATCACCCTAACTCCTCCGGCTGTTGGGCGGCTTGCGGAGATTGCTTGCCCAACCCTTGTCATTTGGGGCGATAAAGATGTCAGCGAGGTCGCAGCAAACTGTGAAGCACTCGTGGCGGGGATCGCCGGAGCGCGGAAGGTGATACTCCCCAATGCAGCGCACTTGCCGAATATGGAATACCCGGAGAAATTTGCTGAAATGGTGCTGAGTTTCTTGGGGAGTATTTAA